A stretch of Natator depressus isolate rNatDep1 chromosome 2, rNatDep2.hap1, whole genome shotgun sequence DNA encodes these proteins:
- the LOC141981846 gene encoding uncharacterized protein LOC141981846 has translation MKDRGHNRDPKQCRVKLKELRQAYQKTREANGRSGSEPQTCRFYDELHAILGGSATTTPAVLFDSFNGDGGNTEAGFGDEEDDDDDEVVDSSQQASGETGFPDSQELFLTLDLEPVPPEPTQGCLLDPAGGEGTSAACVSMITGSSPSQRLVKIRKKKKRTRDEMFSELMLSSHTDRAQTNAWRQIMSDCRKAQNDQEERWRAEESKWRAEERAEARMWRQRDERRQDSMLRLLEDQTSMLQCMVELQQRQLEHRLPLQPLCNQPPSSPSSIASTPRRPRTRWGGLRPTSHSTTEDCPKKRRLSFNKF, from the exons atgaaggacagaggccataacagggacccgaagcagtgccgcgtgaaactgaaggagctgaggcaagcctaccagaaaaccagagaggcgaacggccgctccgggtcagagccccaaacatgccgcttctatgatgagctgcatgccattttagggggttcagccaccactaccccagccgtgttgtttgactccttcaatggagatggaggcaatacggaagcaggttttggggacgaagaagatgatgatgatgacgaggttgtagatagctcacagcaagcaagcggagaaaccggttttcccgacagccaggaactgtttctcaccctggacctggagccagtaccccctgaacccacccaaggctgcctcctggacccagcaggcggagaagggacctccg ctgcatgtgtttcaatgatcacaggatcttctccttcccagaggctagtgaagattagaaagaaaaaaaaacgcactcgagatgaaatgttctccgagctcatgctgtcctcccacactgacagagcacagacgaatgcgtggaggcaaataatgtcagactgcaggaaagcacaaaatgaccaggaggagaggtggcgggctgaagagagtaagtggcgggctgaagagagggctgaagctcgaatgtggcggcagcgtgatgagaggaggcaggattcaatgctgaggctgctggaggaccaaaccagtatgctccagtgtatggttgagctgcagcaaaggcagctggagcacagactgccactacagcccctgtgtaaccaaccgccctcctccccaagttccatagcctccacacccagacgcccaagaacgcggtgggggggcctccggccaaccagccactccaccacagaggattgcccaaaaaaaagaaggctgtcattcaataaattttaa